From one Novosphingobium sp. genomic stretch:
- a CDS encoding metal-dependent hydrolase, translating into MNVRNSRFLRNSGIKRWWLGNNPVATAWHNALSSTFPRGEAFFIDALRQFRDGTSPELAAQIRAFIAQEAHHSREHLLFNRHVEAAGYDLSAIDERLATFIAKTRVKSDMVNLIVTAVLEHMTAIIARDLLGKPHLYEDADPQIIALWRWHAVEEIEHKAVAYDTFLHATRRWSGWRRWRVRCILAILVTRNFLEHRWRDTLELLAQDGITGWKARTGLLSYLLLKPGILRRILPDWLEFLKPGFHPLDRDDSHLLAAYEASQPCAAETIPVEAET; encoded by the coding sequence ATAAATGTACGCAATAGCCGATTCTTGCGAAATTCTGGAATTAAACGCTGGTGGTTGGGCAACAATCCTGTCGCGACGGCTTGGCATAATGCGCTGTCATCGACCTTCCCGCGCGGCGAGGCCTTCTTTATCGACGCCCTGCGCCAGTTTCGTGACGGCACCAGCCCCGAACTGGCCGCACAGATTCGCGCCTTTATCGCTCAGGAAGCCCATCACAGCCGCGAGCATCTGCTGTTCAACCGCCATGTCGAAGCGGCCGGATACGACCTGTCCGCCATTGACGAGCGACTGGCCACCTTCATCGCCAAGACCCGCGTCAAATCGGACATGGTCAATCTGATCGTCACCGCCGTGCTGGAGCATATGACGGCGATCATCGCGCGCGATCTGCTGGGCAAGCCTCATCTTTATGAGGATGCCGATCCCCAGATCATCGCCCTGTGGCGCTGGCATGCGGTGGAGGAGATCGAGCACAAGGCGGTGGCCTATGACACCTTCCTGCACGCCACCCGCCGCTGGAGCGGCTGGCGGCGCTGGCGGGTGCGCTGTATCCTCGCCATTCTGGTGACGCGCAATTTTCTGGAGCACCGCTGGCGTGACACGCTGGAACTGCTGGCTCAGGACGGGATCACCGGCTGGAAGGCTCGCACCGGCCTGCTGAGCTATCTGCTGCTGAAACCGGGCATCTTGCGCCGGATCCTGCCCGACTGGCTGGAGTTTCTGAAGCCGGGCTTTCATCCGCTCGATCGCGATGACAGCCATTTGCTGGCAGCCTATGAAGCCAGCCAGCCATGTGCGGCGGAAACCATACCGGTCGAAGCGGAGACTTAA
- a CDS encoding helix-turn-helix domain-containing protein — protein sequence MKKRLSPQESRAAAVEAARLLLIEQGPQAVTLKAVAARIGRTHANLLHHFGSAADLWRALAHHMASNLCAVLGKAVVASRLGALTPRELVDQIFDGFEFQGAASLAAWLQLNGDERALDPIIDAVQGMLEELDDLGTGAMRHVSHTLVLLALGDGLLGATMSRALDLPRDCGRDLATRMLVAERQRAGIVMTPVLG from the coding sequence ATGAAAAAGCGTCTTTCGCCACAGGAGAGCCGGGCCGCCGCCGTTGAAGCGGCGCGCCTGCTGCTGATCGAGCAGGGCCCGCAGGCCGTCACGCTCAAGGCGGTGGCGGCGCGCATCGGTCGTACCCATGCCAATCTGCTGCATCATTTCGGCAGCGCCGCCGACCTCTGGCGCGCGCTGGCGCATCACATGGCCAGCAATCTGTGCGCGGTGCTGGGCAAGGCCGTGGTGGCCAGCCGCCTCGGCGCGCTGACCCCGCGCGAGCTGGTGGACCAGATCTTCGACGGGTTCGAGTTTCAGGGCGCCGCCTCGCTGGCCGCCTGGCTGCAACTGAACGGGGATGAGCGTGCGCTCGACCCGATCATCGACGCGGTGCAGGGCATGCTGGAGGAGCTGGACGATCTGGGCACCGGGGCGATGCGGCATGTTTCTCATACGCTGGTGCTGCTGGCGCTGGGCGACGGGTTGCTCGGCGCAACGATGAGCCGGGCGCTGGACCTGCCCCGCGATTGCGGGCGCGACCTTGCCACACGCATGCTGGTGGCGGAGCGCCAACGCGCGGGCATCGTCATGACTCCGGTGCTGGGGTAA